The Ruminococcus bovis genome includes a region encoding these proteins:
- a CDS encoding immunoglobulin-like domain-containing protein: protein MKKSVLLCISLVLVVFMVGCSNTKNESKMTTTNNTTTTATDSSKSIAIVTTEKSQYPVNVSEIKLTVKNNSKNKLYFGEDFSLEKKVNNNWSDVPKTTKISPDTICKVDKDKSFDVSFDIANQYSNLDKGEYRAVVELSKDKNDLSNTTKVYAEFTLM, encoded by the coding sequence ATGAAGAAAAGTGTGTTATTATGTATATCACTTGTATTGGTTGTTTTTATGGTAGGTTGTTCAAATACAAAGAATGAAAGTAAGATGACAACTACTAATAACACAACAACTACTGCAACTGACAGTAGCAAATCTATCGCAATTGTTACAACCGAAAAGTCGCAGTATCCTGTAAATGTTAGTGAGATAAAACTGACAGTTAAGAATAATTCTAAAAATAAATTATATTTTGGTGAGGACTTTTCTCTTGAGAAAAAAGTAAATAATAATTGGTCTGATGTACCAAAGACAACTAAGATTTCACCTGATACTATTTGCAAAGTGGATAAGGATAAAAGCTTTGATGTTTCTTTCGATATAGCTAACCAGTACAGTAACCTTGACAAGGGTGAGTATAGGGCAGTTGTAGAATTATCTAAAGATAAAAATGACTTATCAAATACTACAAAAGTCTATGCTGAGTTTACTTTAATGTAG
- the glgB gene encoding 1,4-alpha-glucan branching protein GlgB — MDYKFNDSRTPLELFHAGDSVRAYEFMGAHRVNWDNRDGVVFRVWAPNALSVSVVGNFNGWNNDANYMYKISEAGVWELFIEGIQQYDIYKYCVETPWNERQLKSDPYAFHSQTRPDNASMFYDLSGFEWEDDQWIKDKESSNHLEKPMNIYEIHAGSWRKYMDGSVFNYRKLAEELVPYVKEMGYTHVELMPITEYPFDGSWGYQVTGYYAPTSRYGTPHDFMAFVDECHKAGIGVILDWVPAHFPKDAHGLGRFDGTACYEYIDSRKGEHKEWGTYVFDYSRYEVISFLISSAMYWVDTYHIDGIRVDAVASMLYLDYNRQDGEWVPNQYGGREHLEAVAFLQRLNTVIHMYHPHTMMIAEESTSWPKVTGPVDDGGLGFDYKWNMGWMNDMLHYMSLDPLWRPFNHDNLTFSFMYCFSENFILPISHDEVVYGKGSLINKMPGDYDQKFAGVRLFLAYMAAHPGKMLTFMGSEIGQFDEWNAEESIQWNLLEYEKHWRLKDFVSKLNHFYITERPMHEIDTNWDGFQWIHHNDYTQSIIAFRRIDKDGNNIICVFNFQPMHRVDYRIGVPFYGVYEEVFNTDDEEYGGYGITNGKRIMCEEKPRHDSNWSIDLSIPPMSAMFFKCVEKLPEPKKKEEKKEEKVTKKAPAKKTTTKKTTKTATKTTAKKTTAKKTTKKTVKATEEKVEKKAVKTEPKAEEKPKIVAKAEPKAEAKTEKVAEKKTTKTTDK; from the coding sequence ATGGATTACAAATTTAATGATTCTCGTACACCCCTCGAACTATTCCATGCAGGTGATTCTGTTAGAGCCTATGAGTTTATGGGTGCTCATAGAGTTAATTGGGATAATCGTGATGGTGTAGTTTTCAGAGTATGGGCACCAAATGCTCTCTCTGTTTCTGTTGTTGGTAACTTCAACGGTTGGAATAACGATGCTAACTATATGTACAAAATCAGTGAAGCCGGTGTTTGGGAACTTTTCATCGAGGGTATTCAGCAGTACGATATTTATAAATACTGTGTTGAAACACCTTGGAACGAAAGACAACTAAAGTCCGACCCATATGCTTTCCATTCTCAGACAAGACCTGATAATGCATCTATGTTCTATGATTTAAGTGGTTTTGAATGGGAAGATGACCAGTGGATTAAGGATAAGGAGTCATCAAACCACCTAGAAAAGCCAATGAATATTTACGAAATTCATGCAGGTTCTTGGAGAAAATATATGGACGGTAGTGTGTTTAACTATCGCAAACTTGCTGAAGAACTTGTTCCTTATGTAAAAGAAATGGGTTATACTCATGTAGAACTAATGCCTATTACAGAATACCCATTTGACGGTAGCTGGGGTTATCAGGTAACAGGTTACTATGCTCCAACTTCTCGTTATGGTACACCACATGACTTTATGGCATTTGTTGATGAATGTCACAAGGCAGGTATTGGTGTTATCCTTGACTGGGTTCCTGCTCATTTCCCTAAGGATGCTCATGGCTTAGGTCGTTTTGACGGCACAGCTTGTTATGAATATATTGATAGCCGTAAGGGTGAACATAAAGAATGGGGTACATATGTATTCGATTACTCAAGATATGAAGTAATTTCATTCCTAATTTCATCAGCTATGTATTGGGTAGATACTTACCACATTGATGGTATCCGTGTTGATGCAGTTGCTTCAATGCTATATCTTGACTATAACCGTCAAGATGGTGAGTGGGTTCCTAACCAGTATGGTGGCAGAGAACACCTAGAGGCTGTTGCATTTTTACAAAGACTAAATACAGTTATCCATATGTATCACCCTCATACAATGATGATTGCCGAAGAAAGCACATCTTGGCCAAAGGTTACAGGTCCTGTTGATGATGGTGGTTTAGGATTTGACTATAAGTGGAATATGGGTTGGATGAACGATATGCTTCATTATATGTCACTTGACCCATTATGGAGACCATTTAACCACGATAACCTTACATTCTCATTTATGTATTGCTTTAGTGAAAACTTTATCCTACCGATTTCTCATGATGAAGTTGTTTATGGTAAGGGCTCTCTAATCAATAAAATGCCGGGTGATTATGACCAGAAGTTTGCCGGTGTAAGACTATTCTTAGCTTATATGGCTGCTCATCCGGGTAAAATGCTAACATTTATGGGTTCAGAAATTGGACAGTTTGATGAATGGAATGCTGAAGAAAGTATTCAGTGGAATCTTCTTGAATATGAAAAGCATTGGAGATTAAAGGACTTTGTGTCTAAGCTAAATCATTTCTATATTACAGAAAGACCAATGCACGAAATTGATACTAACTGGGATGGCTTCCAGTGGATTCACCACAACGACTATACTCAGTCAATTATTGCATTCCGTAGAATTGATAAAGACGGCAATAACATTATTTGTGTATTTAACTTCCAGCCAATGCACAGAGTTGATTACAGAATCGGTGTACCATTCTATGGTGTATATGAAGAAGTATTCAATACTGATGATGAAGAATATGGTGGTTATGGTATTACAAATGGTAAGAGAATTATGTGTGAAGAAAAGCCAAGACATGATTCTAACTGGAGTATTGATTTATCAATTCCACCAATGAGTGCTATGTTCTTTAAGTGTGTTGAAAAGTTACCTGAACCTAAGAAAAAAGAAGAAAAGAAGGAAGAAAAGGTAACTAAGAAAGCACCTGCTAAGAAGACTACAACAAAGAAAACAACTAAGACAGCTACAAAAACAACTGCAAAGAAAACTACTGCTAAAAAGACAACAAAGAAAACTGTAAAAGCTACAGAAGAAAAGGTTGAGAAGAAAGCAGTAAAAACAGAACCTAAGGCTGAAGAAAAGCCAAAGATAGTTGCTAAAGCTGAACCAAAGGCTGAGGCTAAAACTGAAAAAGTAGCTGAAAAGAAAACAACAAAAACAACTGACAAATAA
- a CDS encoding TetR/AcrR family transcriptional regulator, protein MANEQTRLKILQVSIELFYEKGYDAVGVQEIADKCELTKPALYYHFKNKSGILEGIMQQYIDPVVVKLREVVNSSNTFEDSLHNFAYCYVSEGCENLHLYLMLMTMQYSPPMSEFNNVFIRHCTEINNIVKSIFINARGLLGNMNGRENQFATTFLGMIGFHMYEYHSEKEPKMNKSAVDMIIHQFLHGIYS, encoded by the coding sequence ATGGCTAATGAACAAACACGGCTGAAAATATTACAAGTATCAATAGAATTATTTTATGAAAAAGGCTATGATGCAGTAGGTGTTCAGGAAATTGCTGACAAATGCGAATTAACCAAACCGGCACTTTATTATCATTTTAAGAACAAGTCCGGTATTCTTGAGGGCATAATGCAACAGTACATTGACCCTGTAGTTGTAAAACTTAGGGAAGTAGTTAACAGTAGCAATACATTTGAAGACAGTCTTCATAATTTTGCTTATTGCTATGTGTCAGAAGGTTGTGAAAATTTACACCTTTACCTAATGTTAATGACTATGCAGTATAGCCCACCAATGAGTGAATTTAACAATGTTTTTATTCGTCATTGTACAGAGATTAATAACATTGTAAAGTCAATTTTCATAAATGCTAGAGGATTACTTGGTAATATGAACGGTAGGGAAAACCAATTTGCAACAACTTTCCTTGGTATGATTGGTTTCCATATGTATGAATATCATTCAGAAAAAGAACCTAAGATGAATAAATCAGCAGTTGATATGATTATTCATCAGTTTCTTCATGGTATTTATTCTTGA
- a CDS encoding L-2-amino-thiazoline-4-carboxylic acid hydrolase, translating into MKIKQQKQIRAYLVREFGEENGTELFSNQEKILNTIIANTHNKTENQMNTLITTILPRIALYKALLKADLSNEDVHNYMQKYMINEVAEKKHFSTAKMELVPFFYKIYSSVFLNVVRNSDLWVSEQNCGKDYFDVTMKKCLWHTACVENGCEELCPLFCDVDDITYGGLKKIGFKRTKTLGYGGDCCDFHFYKK; encoded by the coding sequence ATGAAAATTAAGCAACAAAAGCAGATTAGAGCATATTTAGTTAGAGAGTTTGGTGAAGAAAATGGAACGGAGCTTTTTAGCAATCAAGAAAAAATACTGAATACAATCATAGCAAACACTCATAATAAAACAGAAAACCAGATGAATACCCTTATCACTACAATACTTCCTCGTATTGCTTTGTACAAGGCTCTGTTAAAAGCTGATTTATCCAATGAAGATGTACATAACTATATGCAAAAGTATATGATTAATGAAGTAGCAGAGAAAAAACATTTTTCAACTGCGAAAATGGAGCTTGTACCGTTTTTCTATAAGATTTACAGCAGTGTATTTCTTAATGTTGTTCGTAATAGTGATTTATGGGTAAGTGAACAAAATTGTGGAAAAGATTACTTTGATGTTACTATGAAAAAGTGTCTATGGCATACTGCTTGTGTAGAAAATGGTTGTGAAGAACTTTGTCCTTTATTTTGTGATGTTGATGATATTACATACGGTGGACTTAAGAAAATCGGCTTTAAAAGAACAAAAACTCTAGGTTATGGTGGAGATTGTTGTGATTTTCATTTTTATAAAAAGTAG